One genomic region from Dehalobacter restrictus DSM 9455 encodes:
- a CDS encoding IS5 family transposase (programmed frameshift): MGQQTFSDIEYSNRRKKTKREEFLEIMNEIIPWDEWVALIQPHYFDGKRGRPPLGIGKMLRMYLLQIWFSLSDEGVEDAIYDSYAMRKFMGIDFIHEQAPDATTLLKFRHLIEGKRLREGILEAINRCLEQCGHIMKGGTIVDATLISAPSSTKNASGSRDPEMHQTKKGNQWYFGMKCHIGVDAGTGYIHGIAATGANVHDIAEASKLMRPEDEVFYGDAGYLGLNKRPEITEDPHKSQIDYRIAERPGKKRSMDNGPARDFYCHIEFREASVRAKVEHAFHIIKNIFGFKKVCYRGIAKNLNRLYMLAASANLLMCARSGGWRSQCA, from the exons ATGGGGCAACAAACCTTTTCGGATATAGAATACTCAAACCGACGGAAGAAAACGAAACGAGAAGAATTTCTTGAAATAATGAACGAGATCATCCCCTGGGACGAATGGGTGGCGCTTATACAGCCGCACTATTTTGACGGTAAGCGCGGTCGTCCACCGCTCGGGATTGGAAAAATGCTGAGAATGTATCTGCTGCAGATATGGTTTAGCCTTTCTGACGAAGGTGTAGAGGATGCCATTTACGACAGTTACGCCATGCGAAAATTTATGGGAATAGACTTCATACATGAGCAGGCGCCGGATGCGACCACCCTGCTCAAATTCCGTCATTTGATTGAGG GAAAGCGGCTTAGGGAAGGCATTCTTGAGGCGATCAACCGTTGTTTGGAACAGTGCGGACATATCATGAAAGGTGGAACCATTGTTGACGCCACACTGATCAGCGCGCCATCCTCAACGAAGAACGCAAGCGGTAGCCGCGATCCGGAGATGCACCAAACAAAGAAGGGTAATCAGTGGTATTTCGGCATGAAATGCCATATCGGTGTGGACGCAGGGACCGGTTATATTCATGGTATAGCGGCAACAGGCGCAAATGTGCATGACATAGCCGAAGCGTCAAAGCTAATGAGGCCGGAAGACGAGGTTTTCTACGGTGACGCCGGATATTTGGGACTAAATAAACGACCGGAAATCACAGAGGACCCTCACAAATCACAAATTGATTACCGTATCGCTGAGCGTCCCGGAAAGAAACGCAGCATGGACAATGGCCCTGCACGGGATTTTTATTGCCATATAGAGTTTCGGGAAGCGTCTGTCCGAGCCAAAGTGGAGCACGCCTTTCATATCATTAAGAACATATTTGGCTTCAAAAAGGTTTGTTATAGAGGAATTGCCAAGAATCTGAATAGACTGTATATGCTGGCCGCCAGCGCAAACCTGCTGATGTGCGCCCGAAGCGGCGGCTGGCGAAGCCAATGCGCGTAA
- a CDS encoding IS4 family transposase, translating into MTSIIPDLTSNENAVSSRIDQYFIQNSFSKLLKRCNFYKESGIPCVTILKELFTLVFTGKNLFRTLEMKPEELSFRKNTAYRFLNSGHYNWSKLLLLLASKVIDFVNGLTSDDRKSVLIVDDSLYSRSRSKKVELMTRVFDHTTHKFVKGFRMLTLGWSDGNTFLPIGFSLLSSQKPEKILNPAKPLDKRTIAYKRRTEAMGSTTDALINLLHCAAHIPAKYVLFDSWFAHPKTILRVKQEKRDVICMLKITEKIHYHYNGKWQPLQELRKLAGDIADAKTGIIGSITVQIRETKNIQDLTDVKIVFVQDRRSKNWLALLSTDLELSEEEIVRIYGKRWDIEVFFKVCKSYLALAKEYQGRNYDAQVAATSIVFLRKH; encoded by the coding sequence ATGACCAGTATTATACCAGATTTGACGAGTAACGAAAATGCTGTTTCCTCACGAATCGATCAATATTTTATCCAGAATTCATTTTCCAAGCTCCTTAAACGTTGCAATTTTTATAAAGAATCAGGAATTCCGTGTGTGACTATTTTAAAAGAACTTTTCACCCTTGTTTTTACCGGAAAGAATCTCTTTAGAACACTTGAAATGAAACCCGAAGAATTATCTTTCCGTAAAAATACAGCCTATCGCTTCTTAAACTCCGGTCATTATAATTGGTCAAAACTCCTGTTGTTACTAGCATCTAAGGTCATTGATTTTGTTAATGGTTTGACCAGTGATGATCGGAAATCGGTACTCATTGTTGATGATTCTCTTTACAGCAGAAGTCGAAGTAAGAAAGTTGAACTGATGACTCGGGTCTTTGACCACACAACCCATAAATTTGTGAAAGGCTTTCGAATGCTGACTTTGGGCTGGTCCGATGGAAACACATTTCTGCCTATTGGTTTTTCACTCTTAAGTTCCCAGAAACCGGAGAAGATCTTGAATCCGGCCAAGCCTTTGGATAAGCGAACGATTGCTTACAAAAGAAGAACCGAGGCGATGGGGAGTACAACCGATGCTTTGATTAATCTTCTCCACTGTGCTGCTCATATTCCAGCTAAGTACGTTCTTTTTGACAGCTGGTTTGCCCATCCTAAGACGATCTTAAGGGTCAAACAAGAAAAGCGCGATGTTATTTGCATGTTGAAGATTACAGAGAAAATTCATTACCACTATAACGGAAAATGGCAGCCCCTTCAGGAACTTCGTAAATTGGCAGGTGATATTGCTGATGCTAAAACAGGGATCATCGGTTCAATAACAGTTCAAATACGTGAGACCAAAAATATTCAAGACTTAACCGATGTGAAAATTGTTTTTGTTCAGGACAGGCGATCGAAAAACTGGCTGGCCCTCCTGAGTACGGACTTGGAGCTATCTGAAGAAGAAATTGTCCGTATTTACGGCAAACGCTGGGACATAGAAGTTTTCTTCAAAGTATGCAAGTCGTATTTGGCTCTGGCTAAAGAATACCAAGGACGAAACTATGATGCTCAGGTAGCCGCAACATCCATCGTATTTCTAAGGAAACACTGA
- a CDS encoding SPRY domain-containing protein, which produces MISEKSKNVINSVNGDHVAGYSCPCCFATTEVTLNPSDKGGGVALSNGNLTVYEGDTNYNQGVRATKSVTNGKWYWEVTSVSGPTNTGIGIANSSASVSSWSWQEQNSRVYYGDDSGYPSIKTEDLGGGYLAVGNTIGLALDMDEGTLEIYKNGNLLGTLCSDISSLGAVYPFFVSATNATSVTFNFGATPFTFTPPSGYLAYNLSVLPNAPSNLTATSGNSQISLSWTADSGATSYNVKRATVIGGPYTTVGTSTTNSYIDTSVINGTTYYYVVTAVNSAEESSNSDEASATPLEVVTGRALLVVTMINGTEKEYDLTMTQVNDFINWYDGRTEGTGRNYYIMNKNFNLGPFQSRKDYLVFDKIMNFEVMEYQEQEQ; this is translated from the coding sequence ATGATATCAGAAAAAAGTAAAAATGTTATCAATTCTGTTAATGGCGATCATGTTGCTGGTTACAGTTGTCCCTGCTGTTTTGCCACAACTGAAGTAACACTTAATCCTTCAGATAAAGGTGGTGGGGTAGCTTTAAGTAACGGTAATCTAACTGTTTATGAAGGGGATACTAATTACAATCAAGGCGTCAGAGCTACAAAAAGTGTTACTAATGGAAAATGGTATTGGGAAGTTACATCAGTTTCAGGTCCAACGAATACAGGGATTGGAATAGCTAATAGTTCAGCAAGTGTTTCTAGTTGGTCTTGGCAAGAACAAAATAGCCGAGTTTATTATGGAGATGATTCGGGATATCCAAGCATTAAAACAGAAGATTTAGGAGGTGGATATTTAGCTGTCGGCAATACAATTGGATTAGCTTTGGATATGGACGAAGGAACTTTAGAAATATATAAAAATGGAAACTTGCTTGGTACATTGTGTAGTGATATATCTTCACTCGGGGCTGTTTATCCGTTTTTTGTTTCAGCAACAAATGCTACCTCTGTAACATTTAATTTTGGAGCAACTCCATTTACGTTTACTCCCCCTAGTGGCTATCTAGCGTATAACCTATCTGTTTTGCCTAATGCACCAAGTAATTTAACAGCTACTTCTGGTAATTCCCAAATCTCTTTAAGTTGGACCGCTGATTCTGGTGCTACTAGTTACAATGTTAAAAGGGCAACTGTAATCGGAGGTCCATATACAACAGTAGGAACTTCGACAACAAACTCGTATATTGACACGTCAGTAATAAACGGAACAACCTACTATTATGTCGTCACAGCTGTAAATAGTGCCGAGGAAAGTTCAAATTCGGATGAAGCATCAGCAACGCCGTTAGAAGTTGTTACTGGAAGAGCTTTACTCGTAGTTACCATGATAAACGGAACAGAAAAGGAATATGACTTAACCATGACCCAGGTAAATGATTTCATTAACTGGTATGATGGACGAACTGAAGGGACCGGAAGAAATTATTATATCATGAATAAAAACTTTAACCTTGGTCCCTTCCAAAGCCGGAAAGACTACCTAGTATTTGACAAGATCATGAATTTTGAGGTCATGGAATATCAGGAGCAAGAACAATAA
- a CDS encoding type II toxin-antitoxin system HicB family antitoxin, which yields MSNYIHYRDYTGSIEFSEEDAVFHGKVIGIKNMISFEGDSAKALTEDFHNAVDEYLELCEKSGKQPEKPFKGSFNVRIQPELHRQAALAASARGLSLNAFVEYAIRHNVNQP from the coding sequence ATGAGCAACTACATTCATTATCGAGACTACACCGGGAGCATTGAGTTTTCCGAGGAAGATGCAGTATTTCATGGAAAGGTCATTGGCATAAAAAACATGATTTCTTTTGAAGGTGACAGCGCAAAAGCCCTCACCGAAGATTTTCATAATGCGGTTGATGAGTATTTGGAATTATGCGAGAAAAGCGGCAAACAGCCCGAGAAGCCGTTCAAAGGTTCTTTCAATGTCCGCATTCAGCCCGAATTGCACCGCCAAGCCGCCCTTGCTGCGTCCGCTCGCGGTCTGTCCCTCAATGCCTTTGTGGAGTATGCCATAAGACACAATGTGAATCAACCTTAA
- a CDS encoding DUF3102 domain-containing protein, with protein sequence MDNPATERTPLVIAAEIKMITCQTKKILLTSAIEIGRHLQEAKAMLKHGEWIKWLEESVNYSRRTASRLIKLYEEYGPSFPEGSDSSNGTPVSHLTYIQALLLLGLPAEEREEFITHNDVGSMTKQELQQALKDRDQANQAKEQALQEKGQALQENQLLKKGLETIDSTISELKKEHAKALPRPTNPEHVNAEALSANDTSSAGDVPSATTAPFTHNLKTERNPDAYIKYVEKCDACSKTIADTFFDLTTALTNLAHIDPELKEEKRKAANQLIDYMAETIKVWPPPKKPLRVNS encoded by the coding sequence ATGGATAATCCGGCCACCGAACGCACGCCGCTTGTCATAGCGGCTGAAATAAAGATGATAACCTGCCAAACTAAAAAAATATTGCTTACCAGCGCCATTGAAATCGGCCGTCATTTGCAGGAAGCCAAGGCCATGCTCAAACACGGGGAATGGATTAAGTGGCTGGAAGAGTCTGTGAACTATTCTCGCCGAACTGCCTCCAGGCTGATAAAGCTCTACGAAGAGTATGGGCCTAGCTTCCCTGAAGGATCCGACAGCTCAAATGGGACACCAGTGTCCCATCTGACTTACATCCAGGCTCTCCTCTTACTGGGTTTACCGGCAGAGGAGCGGGAGGAATTCATCACGCACAATGACGTCGGCAGTATGACGAAACAGGAGCTGCAGCAGGCTCTGAAGGACAGAGATCAGGCCAATCAAGCGAAGGAGCAGGCGCTTCAGGAAAAGGGCCAGGCCCTTCAGGAGAATCAGCTACTCAAAAAAGGGCTGGAGACGATCGATAGTACAATCTCCGAATTAAAAAAGGAGCACGCTAAGGCTTTGCCAAGGCCAACGAATCCGGAACATGTCAATGCAGAAGCCTTATCTGCCAACGATACCTCCTCTGCCGGTGATGTCCCCTCTGCAACGACAGCCCCTTTTACCCATAACCTTAAAACCGAACGCAACCCCGACGCTTACATCAAGTATGTAGAGAAATGCGACGCTTGCTCCAAAACGATCGCCGATACCTTCTTCGATCTGACGACAGCGCTCACCAATCTGGCTCATATCGATCCGGAGCTGAAAGAAGAAAAAAGAAAAGCGGCCAACCAGCTGATTGATTATATGGCAGAGACAATTAAAGTGTGGCCGCCCCCGAAGAAGCCGCTCAGAGTTAATTCCTGA
- the fliB gene encoding flagellin lysine-N-methylase, which translates to MSGKEYQSVLIPKYLHDFSCQGSQCEDCCCCFGWIVSIDQKTSDKYLKVTDPELKPLLEEYIVKDDQCQTNSHYKILKTLEGGRCPFLNENKLCNIQCKLGEDYLSEICSVFPRHANLIDGVLEGSGTLGCPEMARLILLNPQTIEFDHIDEWPHIHYLILSSIDTKSSPVTKYFWPLRIFTIKVLQDRSYTLWERLMFLSIFYNRTHQVSNNYKEIENFIDEYDRLLSDCNTVKNILSGIPAANHIQVKLIKSIIDLRYLHKGQIYGSRYLECYNEFLMGLNFSDGRNWDDILCDFDKTLQDIVKPWLEKNEYIFENYLVNYVFKELVPLRNDSTFFESFCMMILHYAYVSLLLVGIAAYHKGITDEIIIKLFQSFSRTVEHTPSYINDIYTLFKREVFFSASLYRCHN; encoded by the coding sequence GTGAGCGGTAAAGAATATCAGTCTGTGTTAATCCCAAAATATTTGCATGATTTTTCTTGTCAAGGTTCTCAATGCGAGGATTGCTGCTGTTGTTTCGGGTGGATAGTGTCAATTGACCAGAAAACGAGTGATAAATATTTAAAGGTTACGGATCCTGAACTTAAACCATTATTGGAAGAATACATTGTTAAAGATGACCAATGCCAGACAAATAGCCATTATAAAATATTGAAAACGTTGGAAGGAGGCAGGTGCCCTTTTCTCAATGAAAATAAATTGTGCAATATCCAATGCAAGCTGGGGGAGGATTACCTGTCAGAAATATGTTCAGTATTTCCCAGACATGCTAATCTAATTGATGGAGTCTTAGAAGGTTCAGGAACGCTGGGCTGCCCGGAAATGGCCAGATTAATACTTCTGAACCCTCAGACGATTGAATTTGATCACATAGACGAATGGCCGCATATTCATTACCTCATCCTTTCGTCTATAGATACTAAAAGTTCTCCAGTAACAAAGTATTTTTGGCCGTTAAGAATCTTCACCATCAAAGTTTTACAGGATAGATCGTATACATTATGGGAAAGACTAATGTTTTTAAGTATATTCTATAATCGAACGCATCAAGTTTCGAATAATTATAAAGAAATTGAAAATTTTATTGATGAATACGACAGGCTGCTTTCGGATTGTAATACCGTAAAAAACATCTTGTCAGGTATCCCCGCTGCAAATCATATCCAAGTAAAGCTCATTAAAAGTATCATCGATCTGAGATATCTTCATAAAGGTCAAATTTACGGAAGCAGATATCTGGAATGCTACAATGAGTTTCTTATGGGCCTAAATTTCTCAGATGGGAGGAATTGGGATGATATTTTGTGCGATTTCGATAAAACGTTGCAGGATATTGTTAAGCCCTGGCTGGAGAAAAATGAATATATATTTGAGAATTATTTGGTTAACTATGTGTTTAAAGAGTTAGTCCCTCTGCGCAATGATTCTACTTTTTTTGAGTCCTTTTGCATGATGATCCTTCACTATGCTTATGTTTCATTATTGCTTGTAGGTATAGCCGCTTATCATAAAGGTATTACTGATGAAATAATTATTAAGCTGTTTCAGTCTTTCTCAAGAACGGTAGAACATACTCCTTCCTATATTAACGATATCTATACTCTTTTTAAACGGGAGGTATTTTTTTCAGCTTCCTTATATCGCTGCCATAATTAA
- a CDS encoding transposase, with translation MLKTGIIGSITVQIRETKNIQDLTDVKIVFVQDRRSKNWLALLSTDLELSEEEIVRIYGKRWDIEVFFKVCKSYLALAKEYQGRNYDAQVAATSIVFLRYIMLAVESRNTQDDRTIGELFYYYSDEMEDLKLSQALVLLIDTLRRVLSNFPVISQELANMIMDTFLSTIPRSFKERLLFAT, from the coding sequence ATGCTAAAAACAGGGATCATCGGTTCAATAACAGTTCAAATACGTGAGACCAAAAATATTCAAGACTTAACCGATGTGAAAATTGTTTTTGTTCAGGACAGACGATCGAAAAACTGGCTGGCCCTCCTGAGTACGGACTTGGAGCTATCTGAAGAAGAAATTGTCCGTATTTACGGCAAACGCTGGGACATAGAAGTTTTCTTCAAAGTATGCAAGTCGTATTTGGCTCTGGCTAAAGAATACCAAGGACGAAACTATGATGCTCAGGTAGCCGCAACATCCATCGTATTTCTAAGATACATTATGTTAGCAGTTGAAAGCAGAAATACTCAGGATGATAGGACAATTGGAGAACTATTTTACTATTACAGTGATGAAATGGAAGATCTCAAACTTTCTCAAGCATTAGTATTGTTAATCGACACTCTCAGGCGTGTTCTAAGCAATTTTCCTGTCATAAGCCAGGAATTAGCCAATATGATTATGGATACTTTTCTTAGCACTATTCCACGGTCTTTCAAAGAACGATTGTTGTTTGCAACCTGA
- a CDS encoding transposase has protein sequence MTSIIPDLTSNENAVSSRIDQYFIQNSFSKLLKRCNFYKESGIPCVTILKELFTLVFTGKNLFRTLEMKPEELSFRKNTAYRFLNSGHYNWSKLLLLLASKVIDFVNGLTSDDRKSVLIVDDSLYSRSRSKKVELMTRVFDHTTHKFVKRLSNADFGLVRWKHISAYWFFTLKFPETGEDLESGQAFG, from the coding sequence ATGACCAGTATTATACCAGATTTGACGAGTAACGAAAATGCTGTTTCCTCACGAATCGATCAATATTTTATCCAGAATTCATTTTCCAAGCTCCTTAAACGTTGCAATTTTTATAAAGAATCAGGAATTCCGTGTGTGACTATTTTAAAAGAACTTTTCACCCTTGTTTTTACCGGAAAGAATCTCTTTAGAACACTTGAAATGAAACCCGAAGAATTATCTTTCCGTAAAAATACAGCCTATCGCTTCTTAAACTCCGGTCATTATAATTGGTCAAAACTCCTGTTGTTACTAGCATCTAAGGTCATTGATTTTGTTAATGGTTTGACCAGTGATGATCGGAAATCGGTACTCATTGTTGATGATTCTCTTTACAGCAGAAGTCGAAGTAAGAAAGTTGAACTGATGACTCGGGTCTTTGACCACACAACCCATAAATTTGTGAAAAGGCTTTCGAATGCTGACTTTGGGCTGGTCCGATGGAAACACATTTCTGCCTATTGGTTTTTCACTCTTAAGTTCCCAGAAACCGGAGAAGATCTTGAATCCGGCCAAGCCTTTGGATAA
- the csrA gene encoding carbon storage regulator CsrA has translation MLVLSRKIDEKIIINDNIEITIVSVSGDQVRIGINAPKDVKILRSEVLEEIEKQNQEASLATAGDEQNTKAVLEEMLQTRRIGKEKK, from the coding sequence ATGCTCGTATTGTCCAGGAAAATCGATGAAAAGATCATCATTAACGATAACATTGAAATCACGATTGTGTCTGTCTCCGGTGATCAGGTACGCATTGGTATCAACGCACCGAAGGATGTCAAGATTCTGCGCAGTGAAGTGCTGGAAGAAATCGAGAAACAGAATCAGGAAGCTTCTCTTGCCACTGCCGGAGATGAACAAAATACAAAAGCGGTCTTAGAAGAAATGCTTCAAACTAGGAGAATAGGGAAAGAAAAGAAATAA
- a CDS encoding flagellar assembly protein FliW gives MSRTLIRFPKGIPGFEGYFQYHLMEEENSLLTQLLSAEDVHARFIIVRPQIFFPDYLSTVDLGQEEAELLEVTPDDKLEVWAILTLCQQDMQKTTINLRAPIVINRRTGKGAQFILSKDSLLSRQPLFSELETDCNEGTMEGVVG, from the coding sequence ATGAGCCGGACGCTGATCCGTTTTCCCAAAGGAATTCCGGGATTTGAAGGATATTTCCAATACCACCTGATGGAAGAAGAGAATTCCCTGCTAACACAATTGCTGTCAGCCGAGGATGTCCATGCCCGTTTCATCATTGTCAGACCGCAAATTTTCTTTCCGGATTATCTTTCGACCGTTGATTTGGGGCAAGAAGAGGCAGAGCTTCTGGAAGTTACTCCGGACGACAAGCTCGAAGTCTGGGCGATCCTGACGCTGTGTCAACAGGATATGCAAAAGACAACCATCAATCTGCGCGCGCCAATCGTTATTAATCGCCGAACCGGTAAAGGCGCGCAGTTTATCCTGAGTAAGGACAGCTTATTATCCAGACAACCTTTATTTTCTGAACTCGAGACTGATTGTAATGAAGGTACCATGGAAGGGGTTGTTGGCTGA
- a CDS encoding DUF6470 family protein translates to MIDLQIHRQPAQLGLDLKKASYDLNIRKAEVSVQQKEAEIDLQRTYPDVQVDTSAVRQSLGYGGPEFRAFAFADEAESSYLANLERTVQTGYAFADTSNQATIPEIVIRSMEPPEKQLAVVPLPSIQMIGQPGTLELRAQLGGTDTQLEDWGGVRIEDFSLPLMKVYWEQEPYLKIKAVGQMFDVKK, encoded by the coding sequence ATGATTGATTTGCAGATTCACCGGCAGCCTGCCCAGCTCGGGCTGGATCTGAAAAAAGCGAGTTACGACTTGAATATCAGAAAAGCAGAAGTCTCCGTTCAGCAAAAAGAAGCGGAAATCGATCTGCAGCGCACCTATCCGGATGTGCAGGTGGATACTTCTGCCGTACGGCAGTCTTTGGGTTATGGCGGTCCGGAATTCCGGGCCTTTGCGTTTGCCGATGAAGCAGAAAGCAGCTATCTGGCGAATCTTGAGAGAACGGTTCAGACAGGCTATGCTTTCGCCGATACCTCCAATCAAGCGACCATCCCCGAGATTGTCATCCGCTCCATGGAACCGCCGGAGAAACAACTCGCTGTGGTTCCGCTTCCCTCCATCCAAATGATCGGCCAGCCTGGGACTTTAGAACTTCGGGCGCAGCTCGGAGGAACGGATACACAGCTCGAGGATTGGGGCGGCGTCAGGATAGAGGATTTTTCCCTGCCGCTGATGAAAGTCTATTGGGAACAAGAGCCTTACTTGAAGATTAAGGCCGTTGGTCAAATGTTTGATGTGAAAAAATAA
- the flgL gene encoding flagellar hook-associated protein FlgL, whose protein sequence is MRVSNNILSHNLLRNLEQSNKKMVLLQNQLSSGNTITKPSDDPVGTETVIRINSTISSMEQWKNNASEATSYLESSESVLSGMTAMLQRIRELTVQGANGSLSNTDRSQIAKEVDQLNMQFQVMANSQVNSKYIFSGSKIDTPPIPGSATVPFTLTQWDGNDKVIEFEVGPNVNIGVAIEGTKLFGITYNADNTENSSFFNTLNKLSTSLSSGNETQINEALDEIDGHLDNFLALRSELGARTNRMSTISDQLVNNTINLKQNLSDLQDADMAETIMEFNSVNNTYKAALSVGAQIIQPSLVDFMR, encoded by the coding sequence ATGCGGGTGAGCAATAATATTCTATCGCATAATCTATTAAGAAATTTGGAGCAATCGAATAAGAAAATGGTATTGCTGCAGAATCAGCTTTCTAGCGGTAATACAATTACGAAACCATCGGATGATCCTGTAGGGACAGAAACTGTCATTCGCATCAACAGCACGATATCCTCGATGGAACAATGGAAGAATAACGCCAGTGAAGCGACTTCCTACCTGGAATCCAGTGAAAGTGTACTGAGCGGTATGACGGCCATGCTACAGCGGATCAGGGAGCTGACGGTACAGGGTGCCAATGGTTCCCTTTCCAATACGGACCGCTCCCAGATTGCCAAAGAAGTCGATCAGCTTAATATGCAGTTCCAGGTCATGGCGAACAGCCAGGTGAACTCGAAATATATTTTTTCCGGCAGCAAGATTGATACGCCGCCGATTCCCGGCAGTGCAACCGTACCTTTTACTTTGACGCAATGGGACGGAAACGATAAAGTGATTGAATTTGAGGTTGGACCCAATGTAAATATTGGGGTCGCTATTGAAGGAACGAAACTTTTTGGGATTACCTACAATGCCGACAATACAGAAAATTCTTCCTTTTTCAATACCTTGAACAAATTAAGTACCTCGCTTAGCAGCGGCAATGAGACCCAGATCAATGAAGCTTTGGATGAGATCGACGGCCATTTGGATAACTTCCTGGCTCTGCGGTCCGAATTAGGGGCCAGAACCAACCGTATGAGCACGATCAGCGATCAGCTTGTCAATAATACGATTAACCTGAAGCAGAACCTTTCCGACCTTCAAGATGCCGATATGGCTGAAACGATCATGGAATTCAACTCGGTTAATAATACCTACAAGGCGGCTTTGTCGGTCGGCGCTCAGATCATTCAGCCTTCCCTGGTTGATTTCATGCGGTAA